The genomic interval atttgaaaaattgcaAGTTTATATACACAGTTATAGAAGCAGAAAATAGTCTTAGGATGTATGTAGAAGCACACTGAAACTGATAATTAAGTGATACATGGATACTGAAATAAGACCTTCACCAGGAGAGTTTGCCTCAggtgaaataaattatataaataacCTTTTAGGCTTGGAGTTTAAAGGTCACCCAGTATCTATCTAACCTCAGAGGATCAGGCACCTAAATTGTTTAGATCTTCAAATTTTCAGTATTGTTTTCATAGTGGTTCAGTTAAAGGTGAACATAAACCACATTTGTTAATTTGGGGCAGGCTTTCTTTGGTTTAACTCGAATCTTGCTGTTAGTTGACATAAGAAAAGCTTGCTTGTACAAGCTTTGGCTCAGTTTGTTTAAATTGGTGTCTGCCTCTGAGTAACAAAATTTGGTCTGTTGTTTTGTATTGTGGCATAATGGCAAAGTGCATTCATACACAAACCACTTTTTACAGTAAATTCTAAATAGCCAGGTTTAATCTTAAGCTTCTTTAAACTACtgcacagtgaaataaaaagtttttcaaagaaaaaaagacaaaaatacctattaaatgaaattaagccTGAAAAAGACTGTGACAGTATGTTATTGAACAATACTGTTTCTAGATCTTAAACATCTTTTAAGAAAAGTTGTAAAAGTTATTTTACATTAATACAATTGCAAAAAACCTTAAAGATTCGTCTACTGTACTTTGGCTTTAGTAATGAATGCAAAAATTCACTCATCAAAATCTGAGCTTATACAAGGGAAAGTTcagttacttaaaaatattaatataaaattatgaaCATTATTTACATGGGAGAGATTGAATGTATCTTGTCATGGACCAAACCCAATAAGAGGCAGTTTGTAGATATTTTATGATGGTGGTGGTAACTAGTTTCTATGACCAGAAACTCATTGGAAAGTGAAGTATTAAGATACTCTTGTTCTCTTCCTTAAAGTGAAGACTCTGCTACAGTCATTTGGCCTTACTCTTTTAGTGCCTTGCTGTGATTTTGCTGATTCTTTTTGATTTGtccttttttgtccttttactTTTTGATTGCACTGAGTATCCTGAGTATCAGAAGAATTAAGAGTAGCTTCTGTACACGAAGCTTTACTGTCCTGCGGACTCTGCCCTTCGTTGTCCATTCTAACTTTGCTCGGACTGTATGCAGCTAGCTGACAGAGAGCtacagctgctgtttgtttctgttcatCACAGCTGTCAATTATTCTTAAGTCTTGAGCTTCATTACAGTGAGCTGTGAAAGAAGATTTGTCGCAGGCACTGTTTATAGGGTTCTTGGGGTTACACGCATCTGCTCCGGAGGTTTCGTTTTCGGTGTTTGAAGCAGTAGCAGCACCATTGTCGTGAGATGGACTGTGGAACGATGTTTTCAGGCTTGCTGTGTTACAGGAATCTTTTACCGAGAGGTTCAGAGGCATGTCTTGCAAATCTAGAAAGTTCTGACTTTCCGTTTTGGATGTGGTTTTGTATGCATGCTCATGAATAGGTCCTGTGTTTGTGTCAGCCTTTTTTGAAAGATTAAGGGGAACTATCCCTGTGTCGTCTTCCGTGTTGGACAGCGAGCCTTCATTGTTATGGTTTTCGTTCTGTATATGTGACTCTTCATCAGTGACGTTAATGCTgaaagaaatgaggagaaaagagaattcaCTATCAGTTGCTCTTTTAAGTTGGGGCTGAGGAAGtaggcaggaagaaaagaaaaaaaaaaatctgtctagaAGTCTGACAATTTAGTTGCTTCTCCTTTAACtcccccaagtccctttcacCATACACATCGCTGTAATACAGGTAATTTGCTGAAATACACAGACACGTGCATAGTAATGGTATTGGAAATACCTGATACAGTTCAGGAGAATGAGTGGTCTACTCGCTATAGCAACTGCGAGTTGTACTGTGCTTTGCACAGTTAATATAGAACAAATATCTCAATGCTGTAAATTTAAACGTATTTTAGGGGCATTGCATTAAATGTGTCCATCTATCTCTGTGTGTCCCTAGTAAATCTGACAAGAATTTACAaagtgattttattattttacctgGTAGGTGAATCTCCTCTCTCTTGCTGTGTCTGCGCACTTTGAAGTAGAGTTGGTTGATCAGTGCTTTTTCTCACAGGTCTGAAAGCTGTGAAGTTTTCTTCTGGTTGATCATACTTGCCAAGCGATGTGGAAGATGATTTGTTAGAGAGGTCAAATAAGCCTTCACATGCATGGCTTGTCTGGGTGAAGTTGGTTGGGCTAGGTCTGCCGGGGGAGCCTGTTGCTGCACTTCCGGCGAGAGGGCTCATTTTAGcattctctctttcattttggTCATCTTTGGAATGACTTTTAGCATGCAATaatgtcatttctttttcataatctGCTTGTTTTTTATGTGAACTTAGAGGGTATTGTTGGGATGGGCTTAAAGAAGCTGGATACAGCAAGGTAGTTTCCTCCATTAGGTGAGAATTTTGATCTCTGTTAATACCAGCTATGTGTgaaaatctgtaaaatgaagGATCTGTTGGCCTACAAAATCCATATGGGATCGGAGGAGTGGAATGATATTGTTGGAACAATCGATAGTGTTCATACGCCGAGGGATTTATGGGTTTTGGAAGTGGCCCAGGGTGGGGAAGAAAGTGTCTTTGATCTTGTGTGCCATAGACAGACAGAGCAGAGCTTTCACACTCTGAATTACCTGGAAGCAAGTAAGGTGTGTAGATAGCCAGCCTGTGCTCATAAAAATGGGGTGAGTACTCAGGAATCATTGGTTGCATGTAAGGTGAAATGGAACCAAAGCCTTTTGTGGGAGCAACTTTATGTGGAAACtctgggaggaaaggagaaccTGCTTTCCATGGGTGAGTTGGTGCATGAAATGCAGATTTAGTGTGGAAAGGTGAACTTTTGTTAGAGAGCGGTATAATTTCAGATACATCACTAGTTTCCGGGCCTTTGCTATCTCTGTGTTCTCCTACAGGAACAAAAGCGGAGGGCCTTACAATGCTGTCCAGAAGGGGCTGCATGCTGATAGTGCTTTCTGTTGTAGTACTGGCAGAGCTTAATTCCTTCTGAATCGCAGGTTTTTGTCCTTGAATTCCTGTGTTTGTTGCCTGGTTTTGCAATTCTACGTTTTCCTTGGCGTCTTCTTTTGCAAAAGGATATTGAGGCTTTGAATCAAGATTTGACAGTCCATTTGTGACAGATTTAGAAGAAGTTGGTTTGACTGTAGATTCAAGCTGATTGATCTGTTTGGGCTCCAGGGAGCTGGTCTTTGGACATTTGATAACACGATCCTGCTCTGATACTAAAGTAATGGAGTTTTTGCATAGGCCATACTTCATGTGGTTGAAAAGATGGGATTTCTCATTGCAAGTAAAGGGGCACTGAAAGCACTTGTACTTAAACGGCTTTCCTGGTGGTCTTGGGATGTAATGAGGCTTCTTTGGTTTACGTTCTTTGAGGAGACTcattttttctttggctttaaaCGATTAAATGTAATGGTTCTTTGTAAAAACTTTCTTGTGGTTAGCTTTCCACAGTTTTAGCCTCTTGATGTTTCCAGTTTTTCAGGTTTCTAGAATCCTTCTTCCCAGGTAAAGACAGGAAGCCAACTCCCGTGTTGTCTCAGGGAAGAGGGGGTGCCGGAAAACAACACTTCTGCAACTGGTAGTGCAGGAACTGTAACACAAAGTTTAAAATTAGCTGTAGTGGAACACTGGAACTAAGTACAAAGTAAGATGTTCTTTTAACTGTATTCCCCTTCGCATTACATATGGcgtgttgtgggttttttttaaacaaaacaaaaatgctagATGTCAGACTTGAGAGAGACCTGCATTAAACTTTGACATCCTTCTGCACCTAAACGTAGTCACAAAAGCGGCCTGATTTTCAGCAGTGCTAGTCACCTGCTGCTGCTACCCGCTTGAAggagttttctttgaaaactgaaggaaCAGTCATTCAGAAGATGAAAGTAGAAATCTAGGTGGAGCTGTTGAGAGAGAAGTGGAGGTGGGTAGGATGAGAAGAGGCAGgtcctggcagcagctgggtATGGGGCAAGCCTGTCGGGCCGGTTGGGGAGAGAGCGGAGGGAATTTCCTGCTTGGGTGAAATGGGGGTGGAGTGGATTGGGTGCACTTGGGGAGCTGACTTGGCTCTTTCAGAGACTGACCAACCCCTCTTAACTGGCATGGCATTTCCTAACAGCCTAATCTCAATGGATACCTCAAAAGTGGCCAATCTCTCGAAGGATAAAACCACAccaattttcttcctcttcctaaTTCAATTAAGAGAAATGAGTAGTGCAATATCTGACTAATAGAATCTTCTGCTTGATAAACACATTTCACATTCTTCTGCTGTGTAGCACTTTACATATTGTGTATAGTTAACACAGACACACAAGTGTATTAATTCAGGTAAAAAAGTGTCTGACGGTAATTGATTTATAGGGGAATGATCCATCTgcctttcttcagaaaaactaAGGTTGTGGATACTTTATACAGCCTAATGATTTGCTCAGTAGATAAGTCAGGAGGGCTTGTATCGGCTTGTTCCATTATGTTCACTGATTCTGAAGGCGTGAGAAACTCTCAGAGTCAAGTTCTCATGATTTTATAGGATGTGTTATGGCAGAGATCTAAAAACTGATGATTTCATCATGAACTATAAGCATCATTATCAAAATGATGACTGTTGCAAAACCACGTACTGTATCTATTGTGTTACCCGAAACTACAGGAATACTAATTGTAAGAGTGACTAGATAGCtcgattattatttttttttaaaaaaaaagctttttacatAGAAGTTTGAATTAGTAGTATTAAAATACTAAGTTTATGAAAAGGATTGCTGGTAATTACATGCTATGAGATTTTAGTTAGAGTAGagatgttttgcatttcttaaatCAGAGattatttaatagaaaatgacATGCAACACATGAAAACTGAAGGCAAAGCTACAGAATTGCTGCTTGTTTCATCAGGTATAGTAATTCTAgcaaattgttttaaatgttgtttctgATGTcatagaaatattaattttgttaaaatagtAATGGTGAAGGCactctgaaaaatgcaaagctggTCTGTAAGTAGAAAAAACGATCaagctttttcttaaaattaacaAATGATTAAATGTGCAATAGcctaaagaaaaaggaatgtgTAGAGAAGTAGCTTTTTATTGTTCAggttttagcaaagcttttttggttgtttgaGTTGGATACTGATACtgtaacaatgaaaaaaaaattatacagcaGCATGTTAAAATCTTGTCATTGGAGTCTGATTAAAATGGTAgttcaataaatttaaaaaaatcatatagtatttaaaaatattttaaacaatgatAGCCAGAATTCCTTTGAAAGATTAAGAATAATGCTTTTacattgaagaaaaataataacaaaaatattgagGCGTGGGAGAGGAGGTTCAGATAGGGaactggtctttttttttctgccttaagTGAGcttgttgcatttatttttgactAATGATGTATAACTAACGTGGACAGTTTGTAATGGACTCGGTCAAGTCAGTTTGTACCTGTTGTTCTTTATATCTTCTTGGAAGTACTTGTACTAAttattcttgaaaaaaagatattgttGTCAAAACTCCACTGCATTCTTAGTTGAACCATTTATGATAACAGTCTGAATTTGCATTCAGGTGCAGCACTTATAATGAGATGTTAATtagatttttcttgttctgctaGCTTTCCTTTGCTTAATAATGAAAATTCCTGTATGTCctgttcccccccaccccgactTTGTACTTGGTATTTAACTTTGATTCAAGTTATTCCTGTTCAACAGAGTATTAACTATAGTTTCTTAATAAGATAAAATGCATTGTTGCAGTTTTAATGTTAGAAATTTAGAGCATCGGAGCTTCTTTGCCATGTGTACAGCAGGAGAGAAttacaacagctttttttttttaaaaaaaatttgttttgatgGCATGCTCAGCGTGCAGACATTAGTGCTCCCAGAACCTGCTGCTCTGACTTGCAAGGTGTAGAACAAGTAGCTTATTTTAAAGGGTGTTTACCCTTTCGTAAACTTAGGCTAGTGTCAGCCAGATGAatgttctgtttctctctttcactatttaatccttttttttctcatggttTAAAAAAGCCAGtaataaaatacttctaaagCCAGACAAGAAGGATAATTTCTCCTCCAGTCTCTAAGTAAAACACAGGAGTATCTGGCAGAGGTAcatatttcataattaaaaaaaattaaaactatttgaTCCCACACATACAGCTGGAAAAGACATTAATGGTTTAAAATAGGTGCAACTAATTAAAACTGTCTCTATATAAATAATGTTACAGTTGTACAATATATGTTTTGTGCtaccaaaattaaaatttagtattagaaagaaaaagcaaaataagtagTTGCTTTTTCCTTAAACTTGAATGACATAACTTGTGATATGcgttaaaaatgggaaaaaattcttcagtagCAGGATAATAATTttcatgtaactttttttttagattgaGAATTTATTTCCTGTATATCTGAtatcagaaatgcaaatgtttatATATTATAATTCTCTAGTTTTGAAATGTTGTcgtattatttatttatatttttattgaaaacaggTTATTCAGATAGCATTGGTTAAACTTGAGGTAGTCTTAgttgtttgtttcttgtcaATAGTAATACCTCCTCACGGCTTTCTAATCTGTAGCCCGTTCTAACCTGAGACTGAGCGCTgcaagttttcttccttctgttttgaaaagtatGCTGTTGCTACCTCCTTGCCTTGAACATATTAGCAAGTTTAGAAAACAAGAGTATTGTTTaacattgtgtgtgtgtgtataaatacagaaacaaaaatgtatgtGAGTATAagcatatacacacatatatgcacatatgtattcatacacacacacatatatatgtacattaTATATGTGCATGTTGGTTTTTAGGTTTTTAAGTAGTCTAAATTGGTTAAGATGCCCATTTGATCAAAGaggaaatttcaaaatgtcttaTTATAAGCAGGGATggtaattacatttctttttaggaCACTGCTTTAGCAAACTACGTAACAGTTTGTCATGCACACTCCATTATTATTGCAGTGTCCTTTTGGTGATGTTGATCTCTCTGACCAGGAGTACTCACTGGGGTGGAACATTTTGAAGGACAtgctataattaaaatattgtgaTGTGGCATTATTGCATAACTCAAGGACATGCCATTGTCACCTACCTAGAGTGTTGCAAGAACGAGAATTGTGAGTTTTATTCTAGCTGAGATTTTCCAGTGATTAACTACCACTCCCTTCTAAACTTCCAGTTCctttaaactgaaagataaATTTTAATGCAACTGTTTGTTAATTAGGAGGAAACATGGGTGAGAGGAGTGGGTTGACGAGGAGTGGAAAGGAAGCGTGTGTTGAAGGTACGAACCGAAGACGACTGCGTCCTTGTGTGTGAACGCACGcgtgtgcctgtgtgtgcatgtgagaAGCAGTACAGAAAGAGCGATTAAATAATTTGATTAGGCAGCATggataagaaataaaaatctttgtaaaTATTAAGTTAATAATTCAATTTCTTAATACACTTTAATTGACTAGGGAGAGGATAACTCAAAAAAAATTCCTAGAAGCTAAATTCCcagaagctggaaaaaataataaatcaaaactGAACTGAAGTACCTGATTTTCATACAAGCTTTTCAGATTAACCCGACACTACTGTCTGAAGAATAGTTGGCAGACTAAACGTAATTTTGAGCAATACAGCTTTTTGCCATACTTCAATATAATACATTAACTTCCTATATGAAAAAAGGtgcttaaaacatttttcaccaaCAAGAGTTAATTATTGTAAAAACTTGCAAGACttagtttttttcttaaactaaaATATTTCCCTCTCCTGCTGAAACTTTGTGCTGAAAGCTTAAAAGCTTAAACTGGGGCAGTAAATGCACCTGCTAGGAGTAACCTAGGCTTTTGAGACAGCTGAAAAACGAACACCTCTGATTTACTTTTTACATGTTAACATGAATAcactttatttgaaaaaaaaaaaaaaatgctctaaaGAAATGTACTTACCAGATACATAGATGTCTGAAACCTTCAAGGTGATCCCTGTTGGTAGCTGTAGCTGTCACTGCTGAGAGGGAAGTACCTGTTCTCTGCTTGATCT from Grus americana isolate bGruAme1 chromosome 18, bGruAme1.mat, whole genome shotgun sequence carries:
- the ZNF750 gene encoding zinc finger protein 750; its protein translation is MSLLKERKPKKPHYIPRPPGKPFKYKCFQCPFTCNEKSHLFNHMKYGLCKNSITLVSEQDRVIKCPKTSSLEPKQINQLESTVKPTSSKSVTNGLSNLDSKPQYPFAKEDAKENVELQNQATNTGIQGQKPAIQKELSSASTTTESTISMQPLLDSIVRPSAFVPVGEHRDSKGPETSDVSEIIPLSNKSSPFHTKSAFHAPTHPWKAGSPFLPEFPHKVAPTKGFGSISPYMQPMIPEYSPHFYEHRLAIYTPYLLPGNSECESSALSVYGTQDQRHFLPHPGPLPKPINPSAYEHYRLFQQYHSTPPIPYGFCRPTDPSFYRFSHIAGINRDQNSHLMEETTLLYPASLSPSQQYPLSSHKKQADYEKEMTLLHAKSHSKDDQNERENAKMSPLAGSAATGSPGRPSPTNFTQTSHACEGLFDLSNKSSSTSLGKYDQPEENFTAFRPVRKSTDQPTLLQSAQTQQERGDSPTSINVTDEESHIQNENHNNEGSLSNTEDDTGIVPLNLSKKADTNTGPIHEHAYKTTSKTESQNFLDLQDMPLNLSVKDSCNTASLKTSFHSPSHDNGAATASNTENETSGADACNPKNPINSACDKSSFTAHCNEAQDLRIIDSCDEQKQTAAVALCQLAAYSPSKVRMDNEGQSPQDSKASCTEATLNSSDTQDTQCNQKVKGQKRTNQKESAKSQQGTKRVRPNDCSRVFTLRKRTRVS